In the genome of Dermacentor silvarum isolate Dsil-2018 chromosome 1, BIME_Dsil_1.4, whole genome shotgun sequence, one region contains:
- the LOC125943703 gene encoding retinol dehydrogenase 5-like, translating into MTGLLRITFPAGIILWTVILLLPWLLAVATNVVLFVLTLWSGYWLLWRVRRALFNELVVPEGKSVLITGCDTGFGHLLAIRLAADGFRVYAGCLSTSSGGATILKRIPNVRVLQLDVTKEDDIKEAYVAITSDNSNTGE; encoded by the exons ATGACGGGCCTGCTCAGAATAACCTTTCCAGCGGGAATAATATTGTGGACAGTCATTCTGCTGCTGCCGTGGTTACTTGCTGTCGCTACCAACGTAGTTTTGTTTGTGCTAACACTTTGGTCTGGATACTGGCTCTTGTGGCGCGTTCGCCGGGCTCTCTTCAACGAACTGGTGGTTCCGGAAGGAAAGAGTGTTCTCATAACCG GCTGTGACACTGGCTTTGGACATCTCTTGGCTATCCGGCTAGCAGCTGACGGCTTCCGCGTCTACGCTGGTTGCCTCAGTACTTCCAGCGGCGGAGCCACGATCCTCAAGCGCATTCCCAACGTGCGCGTCTTACAGCTGGACGTAACCAAGGAGGACGACATCAAAGAAGCCTACGTGGCCATCACCTCAGACAACAGTAATACGGGCGAGTGA